From Lolium perenne isolate Kyuss_39 chromosome 5, Kyuss_2.0, whole genome shotgun sequence, a single genomic window includes:
- the LOC127298983 gene encoding uncharacterized protein isoform X1, whose protein sequence is MDLDDDDFEMPSSTSPHFGAINTSKKRHDDHLVNHTGTDKRPVKKRKTPNKNAQNKDAKFKQNVGFKCSPHLLFDLVKSLDSDQRKWVDELGFGIVLSMPNCRLPKDLTVWLVNHFSWKKQALTVRGQAVPIKPLLNKLLGIPDGPFPVPLPRSKRGKSKCIYPTDEEKEMKEEKGARGLSYKSSYESLIANRDPVQFKRSFMLYVLCIYFAPSSGHFINMGYSPIVSNVDIIKDMNWCDHVADVLIEGIHDYRDSKAVNVNVHGCVHVLLLIYIDMVKSPILEVPRGNPRVIHVTTELLDLLDLSDLKFSSFDGPEYGKLELADSPYGEDFVSSATANGRPTKSIPGCTSTPPTHVDVHKVFYDEMQQIEAQYSLSIVKMHAEMYETYKDNMKQLDTERTCAIYALHKKVSSLDVDAAATPHPANSLRTTLTVAPEPLVRNSIADPSSHGASKEDSTTITAEAPISSTPSGDTCFLKKASHPPVELSQIPQPANNISYERSEHPYVHNSIPLQKLSVEATLVCTRSPDASERSEDLQKNCRQLSTILVNSTRAATILNLGSSARNRRLFPEVEAVCPQVSPIHNIVEDDPLGFDIMKEVSEIGKQVSQQALKDTDAIMSSPLKACHIGHTVIADSTAAAEIVHPSVLTEPIHEGQIPPPLFGNHVTAPRGSTEASKPISPVEVSDEYPVDTRSVDASLRGPVMNADITCTPQLPVVNDCSGIPDFQLVQSCREDSGIQINEGTTFGTVDAISITSKSARISSQDLPVQEPEPNPAVHFVQSSNPICPHTISSGNLCNEDTAIHSVHNPSDQLSVLHNLQHGPCGLQQVLDVVDSPSTSDSNFIALHKASTNAVVEDPKHMPSRELAPEKLHNNESVSIEELALNPDSLALGTVHTIGSPISDGEFFEGAGSVNTAVRARGKRFGKTEHMIDAIAELKKTSCKANACASQTYADHVEKSIFWATERKDISDPARNCCGKTKILIRGVHVSEEEFVQTLKPTGHVDPNFMCLCCEALMLDWHSKSRIILNQGIIVSLLKTFISHILQSLSMFIVYLDIILLDLLSVLQKELMKPHDRCDHDNIASKLKLLPLDQIDQIYLPVPNNKHWILVLITISRTMVEIYDSLRTYKRGDDPYDDLWKTIGYNLQIAFSQASSHPVPIHDKFGKHYNQIQEQSNMHDSGLEVIRMLVCHNGKDLIGYGKKNMLAYRKELSHTLVYHRYNDLNPRRHVPSGKEVL, encoded by the exons AATGTCGGATTCAAATGTTCCCCTCATCTTCTGTTCGATCTCGTAAAGAGCCTAGACTCAGATCAGAGGAAATGGGTTGATGAACTCGGATTCGGTATTGTATTATCCATGCCCAACTGCAGGCTTCCTAAAGATCTGACTGTATGGTTAGTTAACCATTTCAGTTGGAAGAAGCAAGCTCTCACTGTTCGTGGCCAAGCCGTCCCAATAAAACCGCTGTTGAACAAGCTGTTAGGTATACCTGATGGACCATTTCCTGTACCTCTCCCCCGTAGCAAGCGTGGCAAATCTAAGTGCATTTACCCCACTGAtgaggagaaagagatgaaggaagagaaAGGTGCAAGGGGTTTGAGTTATAAGTCTTCATATGAATCACTAATAGCTAACCGTGACCCAGTACAATTCAAAAGATCCTTCATGTTGTACGTGCTCTGTATTTATTTTGCTCCCTCTAGTGGGCACTTTATAAACATGGGGTACTCACCCATCGTGAGCAACGTTGACATCATAAAGGATATGAACTGGTGCGACCATGTAGCTGATGTTCTCATAGAAGGAATTCATGACTATCGAGACTCCAAGGCAGTTAATGTGAATGTCCACGGATGCGTACATGTTCTGCTG CTCATTTATATCGATATGGTGAAGTCTCCAATTTTGGAAGTTCCCAGAGGAAATCCCCGTGTAATACACGTCACGACAGAGTTGCTAGACTTGTTAGATTTGTCAGATTTGAAGTTCAGCTCATTTGACGGTCCAGAGTATGGCAAGCTCGAG CTCGCTGATTCGCCATATGGAGAAGACTTTGTATCGTCTGCCACAGCAAATGGACGTCCCACCAAGTCCATACCTGGCTGCACAAGCACTCCCCCAACTCATGTGGATGTTCACAAG GTCTTTTATGATGAAATGCAGCAAATTGAGGCGCAATATTCTTTATCAATAGTCAAGATGCATGCTGAAATGTACGAGACCTACAAGGATAACATGAAGCAGTTAGATACTGAAAGGACGTGTGCAATCTATGCTCTCCATAAAAAAGTTTCGTCCTTAGATGTAGATGCTGCAGCAACTCCACACCCTGCTAATTCACTGAGAACAACTCTCACTGTCGCTCCTGAACCTCTTGTAAGAAATAGTATAGCTGACCCTTCTTCACATGGAGCAAGTAAGGAGGACAGTACTACCATCACAGCAGAAGCACCAATAAGCAGCACACCTTCAGGAGATACATGTTTCCTGAAGAAAGCATCACATCCACCTGTTGAGCTTTCACAAATTCCTCAGCCGGCGAATAACATTAGCTATGAAAGGTCAGAACATCCATATGTCCATAATTCCATTCCTTTGCAGAAGTTATCTGTTGAAGCAACCCTGGTCTGCACTCGCTCACCTGATGCTTCAGAAAGATCTGAGGATCTTCAGAAAAATTGTCGCCAATTATCTACCATTCTAGTGAACTCTACCCGAGCAGCTACTATCTTAAATTTAGGTTCATCAGCAAGGAATCGCCGGTTGTTCCCGGAAGTTGAAGCAGTATGTCCACAAGTAAGTCCCATTCACAATATTGTAGAGGATGATCCCTTGGGTTTTGATATTATGAAGGAGGTGTCAGAAATTGGGAAGCAGGTTAGCCAACAGGCTCTTAAAGACACTGATGCAATTATGTCTTCACCTTTGAAAGCTTGCCATATTGGGCACACAGTAATAGCTGACAGTACTGCAGCGGCAGAAATAGTTCATCCTTCTGTGCTTACGGAACCAATACATGAAGGCCAGATTCCTCCCCCTTTATTTGGAAATCATGTCACAGCACCCCGAGGTAGCACAGAAGCTAGCAAGCCAATCAGTCCGGTTGAAGTTAGTGATGAATATCCCGTGGACACAAGATCTGTAGATGCAAGTTTACGAGGCCCAGTAATGAATGCTGACATTACTTGTACTCCCCAATTACCGGTAGTAAATGACTGCTCTGGTATACCTGACTTCCAGTTGGTACAATCTTGCCGCGAAGACAGTGGCATACAAATAAATGAAGGTACCACATTTGGAACTGTTGATGCAATTTCTATTACCTCTAAAAGTGCACGTATATCGTCGCAAGATCTTCCAGTTCAAGAACCTGAACCAAATCCAGCTGTACATTTTGTGCAATCCAGCAACCCAATTTGTCCGCACACAATTTCTTCTGGAAATTTATGCAATGAAGACACAGCAATTCATTCTGTTCATAATCCATCTGATCAATTGAGTGTGCTTCACAATCTCCAGCATGGACCCTGTGGACTGCAGCAAGTACTGGACGTTGTTGATTCGCCGAGTACTTCTGATTCAAATTTCATTGCTCTACACAAGGCCTCAACCAATGCAGTAGTTGAGGACCCCAAGCATATGCCTTCGCGAGAACTAG CTCCCGAAAAGCTGCACAACAATGAATCAGTTTCGATAGAAGAGTTAGCACTTAATCCGGACAGCCTTGCACTGGGTACTGTCCATACTATTGGTTCCCCAATTTCAGATGGTGAGTTCTTTGAGGGCGCAGGTAGTGTCAATACAGCTGTTCGAGCCAGGGGCAAGAGATTTGGTAAGACCGAGCATATGATAGATGCCATTGCCGAGCTGAAGAAAACATCCTGTAAGGCAAATGCATGTGCGAGTCAAACATATGCAGACCATGTTGAGAAATCCATTTTCTGGGCCACAGAAAGAAAAGATATTTCAGATCCTGCTAGAAATTGTTGTGGGAAAACCAAGATCCTTATACGGGGTGTACATGTCTCCGAGGAGGAGTTCGTCCAAACTCTGAAGCCTACTGGGCATGTTGATCCAAATTTCATGTGCCTATGTTGTGAGGCCCTAATGCTGGACTGGCATTCAAAATCAAGGATAATTCTCAACCAGGGCATCATTGTTAGCTTGTTAAAAACTTTCATCTCCCATATTTTGCAAAGTCTATCCATGTTTATCGTGTACTTGGACATAATACTTTTGGATTTACTCTCTGTATTGCAGAAGGAACTTATGAAACCTCACGACCGCTGCGATCACGACAATATTGCTTCCAAACTCAAACTTCTACCGCTTGACCAGATCGACCAG ATTTACTTGCCAGTACCAAACAACAAGCATTGGATTCTAGTATTAATCACAATCTCTCGTACAATGGTTGAGATTTATGATTCATTACGCACATACAAACGAggcgatgatccatatgatgactTATGGAAAACAATT GGTTACAACCTTCAGATAGCTTTCTCTCAAGCTTCATCGCACCCAGTTCCGATACACGACAAATTTGGGAAGCACTACAACCAAATCCAGGAGCAGTCAAACAT GCACGACAGTGGTCTTGAAGTTATAAGGATGCTGGTTTGCCATAACGGCAAAGACCTCATTGGTTATGGAAAG
- the LOC127298983 gene encoding uncharacterized protein isoform X2, giving the protein MDLDDDDFEMPSSTSPHFGAINTSKKRHDDHLVNHTGTDKRPVKKRKTPNKNAQNKDAKFKQNVGFKCSPHLLFDLVKSLDSDQRKWVDELGFGIVLSMPNCRLPKDLTVWLVNHFSWKKQALTVRGQAVPIKPLLNKLLGIPDGPFPVPLPRSKRGKSKCIYPTDEEKEMKEEKGARGLSYKSSYESLIANRDPVQFKRSFMLYVLCIYFAPSSGHFINMGYSPIVSNVDIIKDMNWCDHVADVLIEGIHDYRDSKAVNVNVHGCVHVLLLIYIDMVKSPILEVPRGNPRVIHVTTELLDLLDLSDLKFSSFDGPEYGKLELADSPYGEDFVSSATANGRPTKSIPGCTSTPPTHVDVHKVFYDEMQQIEAQYSLSIVKMHAEMYETYKDNMKQLDTERTCAIYALHKKVSSLDVDAAATPHPANSLRTTLTVAPEPLVRNSIADPSSHGASKEDSTTITAEAPISSTPSGDTCFLKKASHPPVELSQIPQPANNISYERSEHPYVHNSIPLQKLSVEATLVCTRSPDASERSEDLQKNCRQLSTILVNSTRAATILNLGSSARNRRLFPEVEAVCPQVSPIHNIVEDDPLGFDIMKEVSEIGKQVSQQALKDTDAIMSSPLKACHIGHTVIADSTAAAEIVHPSVLTEPIHEGQIPPPLFGNHVTAPRGSTEASKPISPVEVSDEYPVDTRSVDASLRGPVMNADITCTPQLPVVNDCSGIPDFQLVQSCREDSGIQINEGTTFGTVDAISITSKSARISSQDLPVQEPEPNPAVHFVQSSNPICPHTISSGNLCNEDTAIHSVHNPSDQLSVLHNLQHGPCGLQQVLDVVDSPSTSDSNFIALHKASTNAVVEDPKHMPSRELAPEKLHNNESVSIEELALNPDSLALGTVHTIGSPISDGEFFEGAGSVNTAVRARGKRFGKTEHMIDAIAELKKTSCKANACASQTYADHVEKSIFWATERKDISDPARNCCGKTKILIRGVHVSEEEFVQTLKPTGHVDPNFMCLCCEALMLDWHSKSRIILNQGIIKELMKPHDRCDHDNIASKLKLLPLDQIDQIYLPVPNNKHWILVLITISRTMVEIYDSLRTYKRGDDPYDDLWKTIGYNLQIAFSQASSHPVPIHDKFGKHYNQIQEQSNMHDSGLEVIRMLVCHNGKDLIGYGKKNMLAYRKELSHTLVYHRYNDLNPRRHVPSGKEVL; this is encoded by the exons AATGTCGGATTCAAATGTTCCCCTCATCTTCTGTTCGATCTCGTAAAGAGCCTAGACTCAGATCAGAGGAAATGGGTTGATGAACTCGGATTCGGTATTGTATTATCCATGCCCAACTGCAGGCTTCCTAAAGATCTGACTGTATGGTTAGTTAACCATTTCAGTTGGAAGAAGCAAGCTCTCACTGTTCGTGGCCAAGCCGTCCCAATAAAACCGCTGTTGAACAAGCTGTTAGGTATACCTGATGGACCATTTCCTGTACCTCTCCCCCGTAGCAAGCGTGGCAAATCTAAGTGCATTTACCCCACTGAtgaggagaaagagatgaaggaagagaaAGGTGCAAGGGGTTTGAGTTATAAGTCTTCATATGAATCACTAATAGCTAACCGTGACCCAGTACAATTCAAAAGATCCTTCATGTTGTACGTGCTCTGTATTTATTTTGCTCCCTCTAGTGGGCACTTTATAAACATGGGGTACTCACCCATCGTGAGCAACGTTGACATCATAAAGGATATGAACTGGTGCGACCATGTAGCTGATGTTCTCATAGAAGGAATTCATGACTATCGAGACTCCAAGGCAGTTAATGTGAATGTCCACGGATGCGTACATGTTCTGCTG CTCATTTATATCGATATGGTGAAGTCTCCAATTTTGGAAGTTCCCAGAGGAAATCCCCGTGTAATACACGTCACGACAGAGTTGCTAGACTTGTTAGATTTGTCAGATTTGAAGTTCAGCTCATTTGACGGTCCAGAGTATGGCAAGCTCGAG CTCGCTGATTCGCCATATGGAGAAGACTTTGTATCGTCTGCCACAGCAAATGGACGTCCCACCAAGTCCATACCTGGCTGCACAAGCACTCCCCCAACTCATGTGGATGTTCACAAG GTCTTTTATGATGAAATGCAGCAAATTGAGGCGCAATATTCTTTATCAATAGTCAAGATGCATGCTGAAATGTACGAGACCTACAAGGATAACATGAAGCAGTTAGATACTGAAAGGACGTGTGCAATCTATGCTCTCCATAAAAAAGTTTCGTCCTTAGATGTAGATGCTGCAGCAACTCCACACCCTGCTAATTCACTGAGAACAACTCTCACTGTCGCTCCTGAACCTCTTGTAAGAAATAGTATAGCTGACCCTTCTTCACATGGAGCAAGTAAGGAGGACAGTACTACCATCACAGCAGAAGCACCAATAAGCAGCACACCTTCAGGAGATACATGTTTCCTGAAGAAAGCATCACATCCACCTGTTGAGCTTTCACAAATTCCTCAGCCGGCGAATAACATTAGCTATGAAAGGTCAGAACATCCATATGTCCATAATTCCATTCCTTTGCAGAAGTTATCTGTTGAAGCAACCCTGGTCTGCACTCGCTCACCTGATGCTTCAGAAAGATCTGAGGATCTTCAGAAAAATTGTCGCCAATTATCTACCATTCTAGTGAACTCTACCCGAGCAGCTACTATCTTAAATTTAGGTTCATCAGCAAGGAATCGCCGGTTGTTCCCGGAAGTTGAAGCAGTATGTCCACAAGTAAGTCCCATTCACAATATTGTAGAGGATGATCCCTTGGGTTTTGATATTATGAAGGAGGTGTCAGAAATTGGGAAGCAGGTTAGCCAACAGGCTCTTAAAGACACTGATGCAATTATGTCTTCACCTTTGAAAGCTTGCCATATTGGGCACACAGTAATAGCTGACAGTACTGCAGCGGCAGAAATAGTTCATCCTTCTGTGCTTACGGAACCAATACATGAAGGCCAGATTCCTCCCCCTTTATTTGGAAATCATGTCACAGCACCCCGAGGTAGCACAGAAGCTAGCAAGCCAATCAGTCCGGTTGAAGTTAGTGATGAATATCCCGTGGACACAAGATCTGTAGATGCAAGTTTACGAGGCCCAGTAATGAATGCTGACATTACTTGTACTCCCCAATTACCGGTAGTAAATGACTGCTCTGGTATACCTGACTTCCAGTTGGTACAATCTTGCCGCGAAGACAGTGGCATACAAATAAATGAAGGTACCACATTTGGAACTGTTGATGCAATTTCTATTACCTCTAAAAGTGCACGTATATCGTCGCAAGATCTTCCAGTTCAAGAACCTGAACCAAATCCAGCTGTACATTTTGTGCAATCCAGCAACCCAATTTGTCCGCACACAATTTCTTCTGGAAATTTATGCAATGAAGACACAGCAATTCATTCTGTTCATAATCCATCTGATCAATTGAGTGTGCTTCACAATCTCCAGCATGGACCCTGTGGACTGCAGCAAGTACTGGACGTTGTTGATTCGCCGAGTACTTCTGATTCAAATTTCATTGCTCTACACAAGGCCTCAACCAATGCAGTAGTTGAGGACCCCAAGCATATGCCTTCGCGAGAACTAG CTCCCGAAAAGCTGCACAACAATGAATCAGTTTCGATAGAAGAGTTAGCACTTAATCCGGACAGCCTTGCACTGGGTACTGTCCATACTATTGGTTCCCCAATTTCAGATGGTGAGTTCTTTGAGGGCGCAGGTAGTGTCAATACAGCTGTTCGAGCCAGGGGCAAGAGATTTGGTAAGACCGAGCATATGATAGATGCCATTGCCGAGCTGAAGAAAACATCCTGTAAGGCAAATGCATGTGCGAGTCAAACATATGCAGACCATGTTGAGAAATCCATTTTCTGGGCCACAGAAAGAAAAGATATTTCAGATCCTGCTAGAAATTGTTGTGGGAAAACCAAGATCCTTATACGGGGTGTACATGTCTCCGAGGAGGAGTTCGTCCAAACTCTGAAGCCTACTGGGCATGTTGATCCAAATTTCATGTGCCTATGTTGTGAGGCCCTAATGCTGGACTGGCATTCAAAATCAAGGATAATTCTCAACCAGGGCATCATT AAGGAACTTATGAAACCTCACGACCGCTGCGATCACGACAATATTGCTTCCAAACTCAAACTTCTACCGCTTGACCAGATCGACCAG ATTTACTTGCCAGTACCAAACAACAAGCATTGGATTCTAGTATTAATCACAATCTCTCGTACAATGGTTGAGATTTATGATTCATTACGCACATACAAACGAggcgatgatccatatgatgactTATGGAAAACAATT GGTTACAACCTTCAGATAGCTTTCTCTCAAGCTTCATCGCACCCAGTTCCGATACACGACAAATTTGGGAAGCACTACAACCAAATCCAGGAGCAGTCAAACAT GCACGACAGTGGTCTTGAAGTTATAAGGATGCTGGTTTGCCATAACGGCAAAGACCTCATTGGTTATGGAAAG